One genomic segment of Fundulus heteroclitus isolate FHET01 chromosome 10, MU-UCD_Fhet_4.1, whole genome shotgun sequence includes these proteins:
- the fbxl15 gene encoding F-box/LRR-repeat protein 15 isoform X2, protein MDEEGRGQTWHLLDLPWEDVLVPHILSCLPLQHVVRLRRVSKQFHGLVQVYLANCRTFNFSAIGPSVPKEAFCEMLKDNKVLQNLSLQNCSDWVTDKELLPVVGQNPHLQRVDMSGCASLTRHSLVAVSLSCTHLQHLGLAHCEWVDCLSLRSLADHCGGLRSIDLTACRQLKDDAICYLAKKCSALKSLSLAVNANITDESVEEVAKNCRGLEQLDLTGCLRVRNQSIRTLAEYCPKLQSLRVNHCHNVTESSLDPLRKRDVTIDVEPPLPRALVLLQDMLGFAPFINLQI, encoded by the exons ATGGATGAAGAAGGCAGGGGCCAGAC ATGGCATCTCCTGGACCTGCCCTGGGAGGACGTTCTCGTCCCGCACATCCTGTCCTGTCTACCGCTGCAGCACGTCGTCCGCCTGCGGAGGGTGAGCAAGCAGTTCCACGGCCTCGTCCAGGTGTACCTGGCCAACTGCAGGACCTTTAATTTTTCCGCT ATCGGACCGTCCGTCCCCAAGGAAGCGTTTTGCGAAATGCTAAAGGACAATAAAGTTCTCCAGAACCTGTCCCTCCAGAACTGCTCCGACTGGGTCACGGACAAGGAGTTGCTTCCTGTCGTCGGCCAAAACCCGCATCTGCAGAGGGTAGACATGAGCGGCTGTGCCTCTCTTACCCGCCACTCCTTGGTGGCCGTGTCCTTGAGCTGCACGCATCTCCAGCATCTTGGCCTGGCTCACTGCGAGTGGGTGGACTGCCTGTCCCTGCGCAGCCTGGCGGACCACTGCGGCGGGCTTCGGTCGATCGATctcaccgcctgccgccagctgAAGGACGACGCCATCTGCTACCTGGCCAAAAAGTGCTCGGCGCTGAAGTCCCTGTCGTTGGCGGTCAATGCGAACATCACAGACGAGTCGGTGGAGGAGGTGGCCAAGAACTGCAGGGGTCTGGAACAGCTGGATCTGACGGGTTGTCTGCGAGTCAGGAACCAGTCCATCAG GACCCTCGCAGAGTATTGCCCAAAGCTGCAGTCCCTGAGGGTGAATCACTGCCACAACGTGACGGAGTCGAGCCTCGATCCTCTGCGGAAGCGCGACGTGACGATCGATGTCGAGCCGCCTTTACCGAGAGCTCTGGTGCTTCTTCAGGATATGCTGGGATTCGCTCCTTTTATCAATCTCCAGATCTAG
- the fbxl15 gene encoding F-box/LRR-repeat protein 15 isoform X1 → MDEEGRGQTVRRVKVQLSPPGLLSCRWHLLDLPWEDVLVPHILSCLPLQHVVRLRRVSKQFHGLVQVYLANCRTFNFSAIGPSVPKEAFCEMLKDNKVLQNLSLQNCSDWVTDKELLPVVGQNPHLQRVDMSGCASLTRHSLVAVSLSCTHLQHLGLAHCEWVDCLSLRSLADHCGGLRSIDLTACRQLKDDAICYLAKKCSALKSLSLAVNANITDESVEEVAKNCRGLEQLDLTGCLRVRNQSIRTLAEYCPKLQSLRVNHCHNVTESSLDPLRKRDVTIDVEPPLPRALVLLQDMLGFAPFINLQI, encoded by the exons ATGGATGAAGAAGGCAGGGGCCAGAC CGTTCGCAGAGTCAAAGTTCAGCTGTCACCGCCGGGTTTGCTCTCCTGCAGATGGCATCTCCTGGACCTGCCCTGGGAGGACGTTCTCGTCCCGCACATCCTGTCCTGTCTACCGCTGCAGCACGTCGTCCGCCTGCGGAGGGTGAGCAAGCAGTTCCACGGCCTCGTCCAGGTGTACCTGGCCAACTGCAGGACCTTTAATTTTTCCGCT ATCGGACCGTCCGTCCCCAAGGAAGCGTTTTGCGAAATGCTAAAGGACAATAAAGTTCTCCAGAACCTGTCCCTCCAGAACTGCTCCGACTGGGTCACGGACAAGGAGTTGCTTCCTGTCGTCGGCCAAAACCCGCATCTGCAGAGGGTAGACATGAGCGGCTGTGCCTCTCTTACCCGCCACTCCTTGGTGGCCGTGTCCTTGAGCTGCACGCATCTCCAGCATCTTGGCCTGGCTCACTGCGAGTGGGTGGACTGCCTGTCCCTGCGCAGCCTGGCGGACCACTGCGGCGGGCTTCGGTCGATCGATctcaccgcctgccgccagctgAAGGACGACGCCATCTGCTACCTGGCCAAAAAGTGCTCGGCGCTGAAGTCCCTGTCGTTGGCGGTCAATGCGAACATCACAGACGAGTCGGTGGAGGAGGTGGCCAAGAACTGCAGGGGTCTGGAACAGCTGGATCTGACGGGTTGTCTGCGAGTCAGGAACCAGTCCATCAG GACCCTCGCAGAGTATTGCCCAAAGCTGCAGTCCCTGAGGGTGAATCACTGCCACAACGTGACGGAGTCGAGCCTCGATCCTCTGCGGAAGCGCGACGTGACGATCGATGTCGAGCCGCCTTTACCGAGAGCTCTGGTGCTTCTTCAGGATATGCTGGGATTCGCTCCTTTTATCAATCTCCAGATCTAG
- the gpx9 gene encoding glutathione peroxidase 9, producing the protein MANKSIYDFFAETSEGEKVPLSIYRGKVLLIVNVATFUGSTIEEYHHMNALMEMFGDLNFTVLGFPCNQFGLQSPEVNEEMLNILKHVRPGGGFVPKFPVFAKVEVNGLNEEPLFTYLKESLPFVNPLIGDMKKLYWSPISVNDIRWNFEKFLIDADGTPFKRYDLHCPFEVVEKDIADLL; encoded by the exons ATGGCGAACAAGTCGATATATGATTTTTTTGCTGAGACCTCGGAAGGGGAGAAAGTCCCCTTGAGCATTTACAGAGGAAAGGTGCTGCTCATTGTCAACGTTGCCACCTTCTGAGGGTCAACAATCGAGGAG TACCACCACATGAATGCACTAATGGAAATGTTTGGCGACCTGAATTTTACTGTATTAGGATTTCCCTGCAACCAGTTCGGTCTTCAGTCGCCTG AGGTGAATGAGGAAATGCTCAATATACTGAAGCACGTGAGACCTGGTGGTGGCTTTGTACCAAAGTTTCCTGTCTTTGCCAAGGTCGAGGTGAACGGGTTGAATGAAGAGCCTCTTTTCACATATCTAAAG GAGTCTCTGCCATTTGTGAACCCTCTTATTGGAGACATGAAGAAGTTATACTGGTCCCCAATAAGCGTCAACGACATTAGATGGAATTTTGAGAAGTTTCTTATTGATGCAGATGGCACCCCTTTCAAAAG GTATGATCTTCACTGCCCTTTTGAAGTGGTGGAGAAAGACATAGCAGACCTTCTCTGA
- the ndufb8 gene encoding NADH dehydrogenase [ubiquinone] 1 beta subcomplex subunit 8, mitochondrial, producing the protein MAGVGFRRWAKALAKGKGSGLSALVSGCRGASGVSKDSLPGPFPQTPEERAAAAKKYNMRVEDYEPYPDNGEGYGDYPKLPDRSQHERDPWYQWDHPDLRRNWGEPLHWDFDMYIRNRVDTSPSPVPWSTMWKQLFGFVGFMLFMFYLGEKLPSYQAVAPKQYPYNNLYLEKGGDPEKPPEEVKNFEI; encoded by the exons ATGGCTGGTGTCGGTTTCCGACGGTGGGCCAAGGCTCTCGCTAAGGGGAAAGGTTCTGGTCTCTCAGCCCTGGTATCGGGATGCAGAGGAG CCTCCGGTGTGTCCAAGGACAGTCTGCCAGGTCCGTTCCCGCAGACCCCGGAGgagagagctgctgctgccaagAAGTACAACATGAGGGTTGAGGACTATGAACCGTACCCGGACAACGGAGAGGG CTACGGCGATTACCCCAAACTACCGGACAGGTCGCAACACGAGAGAGACCCCTGGTACCAATGGGACCATCCTGACTTGAGGAGGAACTGGGGAGAGCCG CTCCACTGGGATTTCGACATGTACATCAGAAACCGCGTGGACACATCTCCGAGCCCCGTGCCGTGGTCAACCATGTGGAAACAGCTGTTTGGTTTTGTTGGGTTCATGTTGTTCATGTTCTACCTTGGAGAGAAATTGCCGTCCTATCAAGCTGTT GCCCCAAAGCAATATCCCTACAACAACCTGTACTTGGAGAAGGGAGGAGATCCTGAAAAGCCACCAGAGGAAGTTAAAAATTTCGAAATCTAA